One window of Panulirus ornatus isolate Po-2019 chromosome 13, ASM3632096v1, whole genome shotgun sequence genomic DNA carries:
- the lin-52 gene encoding protein lin-52 homolog isoform X5, producing the protein MGKKRKMEPSLLSLEKLDRSSPDLWPEQRVYDFAPLMSSPQLSPDPQNLDLEEQDYNLLYQFRLLTAVEIIEEVKKLQNVAYQLGLEEAKEMTRGKYLHILNSKKK; encoded by the exons ATGGGTAAGAAAAGAA AAATGGAGCCGTCTCTGCTGAGTCTGGAAAAGCTTGACCGCTCCAGCCCAGACTTGTGGCCGGAACAGA GAGTCTACGACTTTGCTCCCCTGATGTCATCACCCCAGCTTAGTCCAGATCCACAGAATTTAGACCTAGAGGAGCAAGACTACAATTTGCTTTACC AGTTCCGCCTGCTCACAGCTGTAGAGATCATTGAAGAGGTAAAGAAGCTTCAGAATGTTGCCTACCAACTGGGCTTGGAGGAGGCTAAGGAGATGACCCGTGGGAAGTACCTCCATATTCTAAATAGCAAGAAGAAATGA
- the lin-52 gene encoding protein lin-52 homolog isoform X6: MFTAEMEPSLLSLEKLDRSSPDLWPEQRVYDFAPLMSSPQLSPDPQNLDLEEQDYNLLYQFRLLTAVEIIEEVKKLQNVAYQLGLEEAKEMTRGKYLHILNSKKK; this comes from the exons ATGTTCACTGCAG AAATGGAGCCGTCTCTGCTGAGTCTGGAAAAGCTTGACCGCTCCAGCCCAGACTTGTGGCCGGAACAGA GAGTCTACGACTTTGCTCCCCTGATGTCATCACCCCAGCTTAGTCCAGATCCACAGAATTTAGACCTAGAGGAGCAAGACTACAATTTGCTTTACC AGTTCCGCCTGCTCACAGCTGTAGAGATCATTGAAGAGGTAAAGAAGCTTCAGAATGTTGCCTACCAACTGGGCTTGGAGGAGGCTAAGGAGATGACCCGTGGGAAGTACCTCCATATTCTAAATAGCAAGAAGAAATGA
- the lin-52 gene encoding protein lin-52 homolog isoform X3, with product MGKKRKMEPSLLSLEKLDRSSPDLWPEQIPGVYDFAPLMSSPQLSPDPQNLDLEEQDYNLLYQFRLLTAVEIIEEVKKLQNVAYQLGLEEAKEMTRGKYLHILNSKKK from the exons ATGGGTAAGAAAAGAA AAATGGAGCCGTCTCTGCTGAGTCTGGAAAAGCTTGACCGCTCCAGCCCAGACTTGTGGCCGGAACAGA TTCCAGGAGTCTACGACTTTGCTCCCCTGATGTCATCACCCCAGCTTAGTCCAGATCCACAGAATTTAGACCTAGAGGAGCAAGACTACAATTTGCTTTACC AGTTCCGCCTGCTCACAGCTGTAGAGATCATTGAAGAGGTAAAGAAGCTTCAGAATGTTGCCTACCAACTGGGCTTGGAGGAGGCTAAGGAGATGACCCGTGGGAAGTACCTCCATATTCTAAATAGCAAGAAGAAATGA
- the lin-52 gene encoding protein lin-52 homolog isoform X2: MASPEGGNFQPEEMEPSLLSLEKLDRSSPDLWPEQRVYDFAPLMSSPQLSPDPQNLDLEEQDYNLLYQFRLLTAVEIIEEVKKLQNVAYQLGLEEAKEMTRGKYLHILNSKKK, from the exons ATGGCGTCCCCCGAAGGAGGGAATTTTCAACCTGAAG AAATGGAGCCGTCTCTGCTGAGTCTGGAAAAGCTTGACCGCTCCAGCCCAGACTTGTGGCCGGAACAGA GAGTCTACGACTTTGCTCCCCTGATGTCATCACCCCAGCTTAGTCCAGATCCACAGAATTTAGACCTAGAGGAGCAAGACTACAATTTGCTTTACC AGTTCCGCCTGCTCACAGCTGTAGAGATCATTGAAGAGGTAAAGAAGCTTCAGAATGTTGCCTACCAACTGGGCTTGGAGGAGGCTAAGGAGATGACCCGTGGGAAGTACCTCCATATTCTAAATAGCAAGAAGAAATGA
- the lin-52 gene encoding protein lin-52 homolog isoform X1 produces the protein MASPEGGNFQPEEMEPSLLSLEKLDRSSPDLWPEQIPGVYDFAPLMSSPQLSPDPQNLDLEEQDYNLLYQFRLLTAVEIIEEVKKLQNVAYQLGLEEAKEMTRGKYLHILNSKKK, from the exons ATGGCGTCCCCCGAAGGAGGGAATTTTCAACCTGAAG AAATGGAGCCGTCTCTGCTGAGTCTGGAAAAGCTTGACCGCTCCAGCCCAGACTTGTGGCCGGAACAGA TTCCAGGAGTCTACGACTTTGCTCCCCTGATGTCATCACCCCAGCTTAGTCCAGATCCACAGAATTTAGACCTAGAGGAGCAAGACTACAATTTGCTTTACC AGTTCCGCCTGCTCACAGCTGTAGAGATCATTGAAGAGGTAAAGAAGCTTCAGAATGTTGCCTACCAACTGGGCTTGGAGGAGGCTAAGGAGATGACCCGTGGGAAGTACCTCCATATTCTAAATAGCAAGAAGAAATGA
- the lin-52 gene encoding protein lin-52 homolog isoform X4, with protein sequence MFTAEMEPSLLSLEKLDRSSPDLWPEQIPGVYDFAPLMSSPQLSPDPQNLDLEEQDYNLLYQFRLLTAVEIIEEVKKLQNVAYQLGLEEAKEMTRGKYLHILNSKKK encoded by the exons ATGTTCACTGCAG AAATGGAGCCGTCTCTGCTGAGTCTGGAAAAGCTTGACCGCTCCAGCCCAGACTTGTGGCCGGAACAGA TTCCAGGAGTCTACGACTTTGCTCCCCTGATGTCATCACCCCAGCTTAGTCCAGATCCACAGAATTTAGACCTAGAGGAGCAAGACTACAATTTGCTTTACC AGTTCCGCCTGCTCACAGCTGTAGAGATCATTGAAGAGGTAAAGAAGCTTCAGAATGTTGCCTACCAACTGGGCTTGGAGGAGGCTAAGGAGATGACCCGTGGGAAGTACCTCCATATTCTAAATAGCAAGAAGAAATGA